The genomic region tgacttctCCGGCAGACTTTGAATATTCATGGAAATAATTTAACTTAATTAAAAAACGTTAAAGCTCCTCTCAGGTGATGCGCTGATTTTGGCACCCTCTATGGACAAAGGGGAACATCTGATGTCTTTAAATCATCTGATATGTCACCTACTTGCATCAAAATTACAACACAGAAGAAGCACATCtcttttatttcagctgtatttcagtctgtttcatatgTAGTGAAAAAACTCCTTATTGTAGGTTTAAATAAACTTCTGCAGGTTATTGTAAAAGGCGAAAGGAGGCATCCCTTCCTCCAAAAAGTACTGGAAAAAGGTCCAGATGTCATGACCTCAGTGTCCTCAGTAATGGCGCCACCTCCTCTGTGTTCACGTTTCAAAACCCGGACTATTGCAACTTTCATATTAGAATAACTTCTCTTCTTTTACTTTGAGTGTACCTGACCTTCCAAGGTCCCATCTTCCAAAACAGCAGGTGTGATATATCTAAAGGGCTGATGTGGTTTCTTACCTTGAGCTGGGCGAGGTCGCTGCTTGAAGATGGTCTTCCCAGAACGTGGCCGCTCACCAGTGAGTGCTGACAGAGCAGGACCAGCAGGCCCCACAGGACCGCAGCCCTCATCATATCCTTCTGCTGCTAACTCTGATACGACAGCACACCACTGCATGATTTTATatacaagcaaacacacacacacacacacacacacacacacacacacacacacacacacacacacacacacacacacacacacacacacacacacacacacacacacagcagacagtcAGTGTCAGGGGCTCATCATTTTGTAAACTGCCTCAAGTGCATTCTGACACCTCTGCAGGATAAGGCAGCTGGTCAGATGTCTGTTGAAGTGGTGCTTGTTGGTGGTGTtgatgagtatgtgtgtgtttatgtgtgcgtgtgtttgtgtgtgtgtgtgtgtgtgtgtgtgtgtgtgtgtgtgtgtgtgtgtgtgtgtgtgtgtgtgtgtgtgtgtttgtgtttgtatttgtgtgtgtgtgtgtgtctgtgtatcatCATGGTAACCAGTCAGCATGACCTCAGGAGCCATGTTGGAGCTGTGAGCTAAGGGgaggtgtgtatttgtgtattgaCAGGAATGCTGCATTCGAATACTTCACACTGTCTGCACTCCTGAAAACACCATATCAGGTTAAAACTGCAGCTCCTGAGACACGGAGGGAGGAAAAACTCTCATTGATACATGACTTTTATcttatgttattatttattatatagcTCTGTTTATGTCTCTCAGAGTTATAGTTTTAAGAAAGGTTACAcatatttttaagatttaacatcGGCCTCATAACTAGTCTAGTTAGAACCTAAACACAACTTTGAGGGGACACTTTTTGAGCAGGAAATATGGCGCACCTGTTCTAACATACTGGACGTGCAGTGATCACAACCTCAAGACCACCTACATTGCCTTTTAGTAAATTTTCTAGgaacagaataataaataaaatgacatcTTCTCCTCTTATATTATTGATTTGGCTTCTGTTTGCATCATTTTGCCTGCACTTTTACCAAACTCAACAAGAGTTAAGTGTCTTCAGATACTGAACCTTTAGAAATATCTTCCAAACATCATTAAAGGAAAGAGTCTTGACTTAACCAGTGAACAATTTATTGCCATTTTACTAATAAATCTGAATTTTGTTTGGTGACTCTTTTGACCAACAGGGttatataaattaaatgtacAAATTAACAGATAAGAGCTAAAAGTACTGACAAGATTTAAAATAGCAACATTAAGGAGAAATGGttaaatgttttatgtatgaattcaaaataaaatgagcaAGTTTAAAGTGATACTTTCATATCTACATCTATGGAGGCTGTGAAGGTCAACTGCATGAATATTTCTCAactacaaaaacatttcacttaatttaaaaaggaataattttgtcagataaaaaatatacttCATGAATCTCAAAAAAGTTTAACTAAACacaatgattaaaaaagtgaaaaatatttcagattgtaaaattaaaaaaatgtttttgataatatttttgtgttttgctaaattattttattatactttATTCTTTCAAGGCTTGTTTCTTTTCCATGTGCAATTTACAGATCATATGTATAGAGACAagctcagaaaaaaacagagattaaCAAAACAAAGTAATAAAATACACAATATGTCATTAATCAagacaacaataataaacaggTAGAGGTAGAAATatgttttgtaaatgttttggCCTCCATGTAACATTTCTACGATTTGTGAAGTTTTTtcatttcttaatttttttttaacttgaattagttttttttaacattttgtcaaatatttaacattacagggttttttttttacattttgcctGTTAATAtacttgaaaaaaatataattacatttggtcaatgtttttatgttcagtGGAAAGATTTTGTACTGTACAAAATATTTCCTGCATTCagtgaaattaatttttttctagttgaccttcagggccaccgtattgAGCAGATTAATACACAGTGTATCTTTGTATAATGTTATTTGGTCCTAAGTAGCACTTTGGTAAGGTTAAAAATCTAAAACTTTACTTGATTATCTAATGTCACACAGAACGACCTTAAACAGTCAGACTTATGTGCATTATTTAAATGAATGCTATCAgtacaactttttttatttctgcaaaaCCAAGTTAGCATCATGACTGGATACTGCAGAAAAATTCAATCAGTGGTTTGACACATGTAGAAAAAATGCTTATTTGCTTCTAGTCAGAGTAACGGTTGATGCCACTGGGATTTAGTAATCAGATGACTTCAATTTAGCACACAACTCACAGCTGCCAGGTTGGACACTTCTAAGATTAATAAATATACAAATGGACACGTTAAGAGTGCTCCCTTTCACACAGTAACGGTTTCTCATGTTAAAATGAAGCCTTGCCtcaagctgcaggaggagatacAACAAtaaagactctgcaagttatcCAACTCAAGCAGTTAAAGTCCTAGAGGAAGATTTCATACAAATATCCAGTTTTGGTTTCAGTTTCCATCAGATCATGCAGCTGATGAGATTTAGAGGATAAGTGTGTTTTCAATGGTGTTGAAATCTCtgattttaagtttgttttcagATCTTAGTTGTCTCTTAAAGTGATAGACTTCTAATTGAAAATTTTATCAACATAATAAAACTTATTCAAAAGTATGTTTTCGAAACCCTTGTCATCTTCCAATCAGATGCTGTTATCTGCACTCATAAGAGAACAAACAGGACCAACGTGTGAGGATGCAAACCATAACATCTAATGGACACTCAGTCATCTAGAAGGCATAACctgcaaaaataaaatttaaatccATCAGTAATTTCACCCCAGCTATCATTGATGTATATTTATGCTGAGATGCATGTGTAATTACATGTAAGAGGGGCTATCCTCACTTAAATCTCGTATATATTTAGTTTTCCTGCAGTTGCAGAATATTAAAGCATGCATGCTGACGCTCAGTCAACACTCACACTCGTGCATTGATTTGCAGATGTAAACATTTATTAGAACATTCAACAGGACATAAACAACAGTCTTACAtccattttaaataaatatacttGTCAGCCACAAATATAATTCAATAAATATTAGTAAATAAAtagcattgaaataaaaatatgctTTGGTAGAGACGTTGCAGTTCCACAATTAAGATGGTAAGACTTCATCTTTACTTTGGATctgcaagaaaacaaaagaaaaacactctgattagaaacattcatattttattttaatcacattaatcgtaaatatataattttataaCAGTTGTTTTATTGGTTCAGTACAGACACATAGAGCCTCAGAGTTTCTGTAACTTACTGTATTTGCCGACAGTGTTGCAGCCCAGAGAGCTCATGGATCCTATCCGGTCCATCCGCCTGCCAAAGCATCCAGAGGACCTCTTGGATGAGTCGTTGTTGCGGACGCTCTTCAGATTCTTGGCAGACAGAAACTCTCTGATCATCTCCTCGTCCAGGTCGATTTGAGGCTGCTGAACATCAGCTGCTGCCTCGTCTCCATCCAGACTGTCCCTCTCTGCAGAGACTCTCTGGTCTACCTCGGTCTGTTCGGATACTGACTCCTCCAGTCTGTTGAGGATCACCTGCAACATGCAAGAAACCATGAAGCAGCCACATCAAAGAAACCAAAATTAAACACTTGATCATTGAAGAATATTTAAATTCAGAAATCAAGCACAGGAGTGAGGTTTGGTGAAGTTAGATGATGTTTCCTGAATGGACTCAGACTTCTGGATGTCTCCTGTCTGGTGTTAAACAATAAGCAGCGATGCAGTTCGTTATTTTGGGATTGTTCTTGAAAAAGTATGTAAATAACATTGCATTTTTTGAAGTGCACTAAAGCTTGGGGCCTTCAGAAATGTCTGGTGTTGCTTGGTAACATGCAAATACACTGGAAGCAGCTCTTAAAACACTCTTGATTTTCAGGTAAACTTTGGGAATAAATTTAGCTTCAGTTACACCATGTTAAACTAAAAGAATCATGATAAATCACTTAGAGCCAGGGATGCCAATACAGGGAGAAGTTTTTGAGTGAAATCCAGGATGAGAATAAACACCCATCCATAATAAATTCCCTAACAAGTCAGATAACTCAGGTTAAAGACTTCGTAAAGGTCCTGCAGGTTGCCTTAAATTTCTCAAAGTAACCAATGTACCCAAACAAAAGTTTCCGCCTTTGAAGACTCACCTTTAAGATGTCCAGGTCAGTGTCAGTCAAGCCGGTGCTGACTGGATATGAGCTGATCAGCTGCAGGTTTAAGATGAGCAGGAGGCTGCAGACAGGAATGGTGCACAGATGCATGTTTCTCTCTGAGTTCCTTGTATCAGCGGATGGATGTAGAGATGATTGGTTCGATGCTCTTTGGCGTCTTTCCCTGGTAGCTGTTTGGATGTTGGATGCCACAGCAGCACCTCTCCACTCTTTTATACTACAGCCGGGCTCACGTAGGAATGTCAGGAATTGGACTGGCATTCctgacacctgattctgataaCGGGAGCTGTCGGAAACTGCTCCTTTTAAAGCGCTGTCTGTTAGATATGGGGCATTCGTATGACATAGCTGCTTCCATATGACACTTTGTTTCAGAAACATactcagccccccccccccccccccccctcccccctccacaCGGGACATTGTTTTCAATGAGCTACGGGAAGTAGTAAACTAGAAGATGGTGTGACGGTGTTGCTAATTTAAGGGCTGGACGTGATTGTGGTGGCGAGGAAGACCATCCTTCAATGGGCAAAGAAAATTCAGACAAGAGGTCTTCACTGAACCACCAAGACTCCAAGAACAAAGGACAACCTGGGAACCCCATGAGGGTATGGATCTAAGTTTTATTAAAGTCAATGGCATTCAGCTTTGGTCCAATTCTACCTCCACGGTCAGGCATCTTTGGATCAATTTTGACAAATCATTCATCAACAAACTGTGACGTATTCAGGAAAAGCAATctgcatggagagcaaaagcaggccgTAATGACATCACGACTCTCAGCGGTAATctgatgatttatttatctctattAACAAGTAGCATGATGGTGCAGCTAACACTTGGTCCTAGCTCAAACATTTTAACTTCATACTGTCACTAAAGACTATCAGCGTTTAGacttcctgacttcctggaatggaagaaatgatggatcccacctccattcaacaaacaaacattgtaaaatcagttttcttctccttttgaggacagacctgacaaaactttttactttcagctacaactaacctgtaattacagattctgcataaacatgttgaatctgtatCTCAGGATCTGGATTTGACtctgagaagtgttctggtctctgtctgtagtctgagaaATATCGATCAATCAGATGTCTGCAGGAAAACCAGTCTGTATTCTGAAAtgatgtctttgatctcagaattctaagaacaaatggaacattccttgaagaaggtcagaccttaaaaaaacaccagtgtctctaatcctctttcatagacctccattcaacaaacaaacattgtaaaagtagttttcttctcctcttgaggacagacctgacaaagcttgacttttgactaatctgcatcatgatgttgttatttcagcaaactaaagacccgttaattacaagaaaatcacaggaacatcagtttctgtttcaggttcataccactgaaggaaaccagagtgaagcctctgtggaacttactgtttacagtgaaactgagacctactAGCAAAAACATAGGAACAGGAGCAACCCAGGGGGGCagtaatgaaccaagaaatgataGTGTTAACTTTAAAGAATGAACTGTTCTCTTATGATCTAAACTCATGGTCGCAAGTTGctaattggactgtaaacaatgaagCACACAGTAAAGGAAGTTGTGGCTGGATTTCGTTATCAATAAAAGGCTGATTATTAGAGGCTGATATGTCAAACAACAGCCAAACATCACATTCCATGGTTGGTTTATAAGTCTGGTATAAAGCTCTTTTGTGTAAGCTGCCTTGCGTTAGACATTATGTCATTATTGATGTTGGGTTTAATCACCTTGACTCCACACACAGCTGTGAAGCCTCAAGTTTGGCATTTTAGTCAATGTAGCATCTTGACGAGATGCCTAACCCTGATTAATATCAGCTGTAGTAGAGacttgaccatagactgtataaaatatggacgtagtatccatgatgtcacccatcgaTGAATTGcactttttagcacttccacattggactcatatttttagaccggaggttgcagcttagACTTGACATGGGATAGTCCTGCTCTGAAATATAGTTGCTCTGAATGGGACAATAATTTAGATAATGAGCATCATGTGTTGCAAAAAACTTGAAACTAGAGATTAAAACCATGACCTCTTTAAGAAACAACTGAGGTAAGTTATCCAGTTAGAATAAGGGTCATATTTTTCCCAGACTGAAAGTCGACTTTATTCAAATCAATTCTGCAACCTTTACATATTTCATCCTCTAAATAATTTtaagttgccaaaacatttgaagtgattcatatttaacatttattctgACTTAATAGTTGTTCGGGAGACTTTTATAAAGTGTTGCACTTCAAGTAAAGTGTCCCTGGTCTCCCCTACAATATCTACTACTAAGCTGTACAGGCAAGTGAAGTACCTCCAAATAGAAATATCACACTGACACTACAAATACGTCCAAGAAGCCTTCCTGTACTACCCTGATGGCGCAGTGGCTACTTCAGTGAATGTTTTTCCAACACTGTGCCTGCGaggctttaaatgattaaatcaagctgttaAATTTCAGGTTGTGATGTTCTGAATTGATCTGAATATTCAACAAACTATCTTATcactttatatatttgttttttagtGACATGAGAGTATTTTAAACCAATAAAGGTAATTTCCCAGGATAATGATTGTGCGATTTTAAGGATTTTTTATCTTCTTGTTTTCCTGTTGCACGGGTGAAGATAAATATGAGGCTTCATCTTAAGACTAAATCTGTCATTAATCACTTCCATTTAGGGAAGGCctgaaatcaaataaatcatGGGTATGTCATGTCGGAGTTGCAGCAAGTTCGATTTCCCTCATGCACTAAAACCAACTTTGCTCTGCATCTATCACATCAGTTTATTTCAGATGCAAAAAGCATGATCCAGTGAAGCTCATGATTTGTGCCCAACAAGAAAAGAAAGCCAATCAGACTCAGCTattatgcaaaataaatattttactgCAGAACAATCTATAATAACAAAGCAACACTATTCATCCGacaagaataaataataaataataaatacatgtacaataatttattataatttagCAGCTCAcaaactgaaaaactgaaatcaCAGTCCTGAATCTGAGGAGAGTGAAGAAGTTCCTGCCCTGTAAAGTGTCAGCCAGCTCAGTGAGGGCAAGGAGCTCTGATGAGGAGATCACACGATCATCTGTGGAAACACATAAAaatcacattattattattacaccgGATTAAAAAGCGGTTTGTTACAGTTTTTAATATCTGAGCTTGGCATCAGTGCAGCTGCAGAGCAGGCGCCCTTCGGCGGTGAGACCTCCTACTGCAGTGCAGAAGCTCAGTGGGaacgatgaagatgatgaatgcgaagcagctgctgcagaggagtTCATTTCTCGAATGAATGTCTCGTTCTTTTTTTATGCACTTTGAATAAATCACTCAAGTTTAGAaggtttgtatttttaattgtcTTAATCTTTTTGACGTACCTACCATTTTTAATTCAGCCACAGTTAAATCTCTGTGCACCTAAGTTTATGATTTCTGCTTTTGGCATGTGTGTGCTGCAGTTTTTTAATCAAtgtaagaggattttttttgaaaaaagataGTAGAAAATATATGTTTCCTCCTTATTTAGTCGTGCACTGATCAAACTAAACGCAATTTCTATAAAGTTTGTTATTGCATACCTTAATCGATATTTTGCATCATATTCAGACATATCCATATTTAATCATACTGTCACACCTTTCCAGCATTAAGAACTTCTAAACAGCTAATGTCATCCCCAGGCTGAATAAAAACTATCCTCTTTTTATGCATCTATAGACCAAATTGACAATACTCCTCGGAATTATGGCacggaaagaaaacaaacttgctataataaaaataaatttgtcTTAAATCATATCTTCCCAGTCTCCTACCTTCAGCATCCCAGCCCGCTGAAGGAGCCGATCCTCTCTAACCGGACCCCGAAGCAGCTCCTCATTCCTCCCTTCTTGTACCGGCTCCACGAGCGCTTGGAGGTCCGCATCAGGTCCTTGAAGAGACGTGCGAGGACGTTTTCTTTGGCCGCCTGCAGAGCTGAGTTGCTGGGGTCGGAGGAGTCCCAAGGATGCTCCTCTGGAGCTCCGAACAGCGACTTATCTGTGTTTGCATCTTTCCCCTCAGCATCCATCTCCTCTGAGGAGGAATAAAACGGCGCGTTATTGAGCTCCTCTTCTAAAAGCTGCTTCAAAGTCTGTGGGAAAAATGAAGACACAAAAACGTTCAACTTCATCACATTGTacttcactgaaataaactaaaataaataccagaCACGGGCTACCTGTCATGCACCTGGATGAAAGTTTTGTATCACCTTCCACTCAAAATATCAACTTCAAAAATATTCTAGTGTCATTTTTAGACATAAATCTAGATTAACACAAAATGATCCTAGAACTATCAAATACCACCATGATGTCTCCAGTAATTGAGCCTAAGCAAAGCACAAGTTACATGCACATAAAGGTGACCTTACCTGTAGATCAGAGACAGGTTTGGCTCCTACAAAGTTAAGCAGCAAAAGCAGAGAGGCACAGCAGACGCAGATACTCGGGttcattttctgtttgcagTCGGGTTTCTTTTTCTGCACAGCTGGCGCGCGCCTCAGGTCGGTCGCTGGTCCTGTGCCTCGCGCTGGCCAGGTACCGCCTTTATACGCGACCTGATTCCGTCACGAGGCATGGGAAAATTAACGAGATGTGACTAATGCTGGCACACGTGGGAGTATGCAGGCTAACCTGACTGCGAAAAAAGGGACACCTCTGTGACGCGCTGATACTCGAGTTAGTTTCTGAActtgtgttggtttgtttgGAATAATTTGTCCTGCTGGGGTGATGGAGAACTTTGAATTAGCTCAACACCTTGTTACGTTTCCTCTAAGAGATTTCACAAACTAAAGATGTGGTTCATGTAACTTATAGTCCCCCTTTTTCACTTTTGGTGTCTCAAACTGGGAGGTGTAGCTGTGCATTCATTCAGTTCATGCTTTGTTATGAAATTCACTTAAAAACAGCTCATACCCTGTAAGCAGGATGCTCATTTTGTCCTGTTCAGCAATCATACCACCAGAGAGATTAATAACGTCATAATCAATGTTTaacccaagctgcaacctccagtctaaaaatatgagtccaatgcggaagtgctaaaaactgcaattcatcaaggatccgcttgaggctggctctggaagtaccggaaaaccacatacacaccaattcaaaagagccgatctttacagcagaaataaacatgtttacagcctggtataaaagatgagtgttgtctggatagctcatttctcgattggcaaacactgtacgggggtatatttttttctaatgcagcaattttgaagatattgagattatgagtcttccaatgagaggcacagcttacTTGATTGgcatgcaggaacactgtagttgttggccaggaggctcaaagtccgcctctttacgtcacaatcactcgacagcagtaatatggctcccgccaacgattggtctcaaaacagtgcttcagaaacagatgggtgacgtcagggatactacgtccatattttatacagtctatggtttaaccAATCGGTGACTTGCGTAGTCTGCAAATGCTTGATACCTGGGATTTTGCCAAACTTTAAAGCCTTTAACCTACACTTAGTCTCACGTTTTCACCTTGTTTTGGTCTCAACATAAGTTtaaagataactaaaattgtgtTAATTTGATTATCCCTCACTGatcagacagaaatgtcaaatttaTTCTCATTCGTGTGAAATAAAATACTGTGAAAACACGGGAATGTAAACAAACTGTGCCTCCCCTGAGCTGAGTCAGGACATCATAAGGACCTTGGCTCC from Notolabrus celidotus isolate fNotCel1 chromosome 11, fNotCel1.pri, whole genome shotgun sequence harbors:
- the nppb gene encoding natriuretic peptides B, with protein sequence MPVQFLTFLREPGCSIKEWRGAAVASNIQTATRERRQRASNQSSLHPSADTRNSERNMHLCTIPVCSLLLILNLQLISSYPVSTGLTDTDLDILKVILNRLEESVSEQTEVDQRVSAERDSLDGDEAAADVQQPQIDLDEEMIREFLSAKNLKSVRNNDSSKRSSGCFGRRMDRIGSMSSLGCNTVGKYNPK
- the nppal gene encoding natriuretic peptide A-like: MNPSICVCCASLLLLLNFVGAKPVSDLQTLKQLLEEELNNAPFYSSSEEMDAEGKDANTDKSLFGAPEEHPWDSSDPSNSALQAAKENVLARLFKDLMRTSKRSWSRYKKGGMRSCFGVRLERIGSFSGLGC